One genomic segment of Gasterosteus aculeatus chromosome 6, fGasAcu3.hap1.1, whole genome shotgun sequence includes these proteins:
- the klhl31 gene encoding kelch-like protein 31: MAPKKNKATKKSKGDINEITLMVEDSPVNKINGLNTLLEGGNGLNSISTEVTDSVYAPNLLQGLCSMRQDSFLCDLTVGTKSKSFEVHKVVMASCSEYIRGILKKDSSLQKIDLNDLSPVGLATAITYAYSGKLTLSLYSIGSTIAAAMLLQIGTLVKMCSDFLMQELSVENCMYVANIANAYDLKESKDAAQKFMRENFIEFSEMEQFLKLTYEQISVFLSDDSLQLPSEITAFQIAMKWLDFDEKRLKYAAELLTLIRFGTISAQDLVNHVQNAPRMMQDPECHRLLVDAMNYHLLPYQQNILQSRRTKVRGGLKVILTVGGRPALTEKSLSKDVLYRDADNMWNKLTEMPAKSFNQCVAVLDGFLYVAGGEDQNDARNQAKHAVSNFCRYDPRFNTWIHLSNMIQKRTHFTLNIFNGLLFAIGGRNGDGVQASVECYVPSSNHWQMKAPMEVPRCCHGSSLIDGKILVTGGYINNAYSRAVCSYDPSTDTWHDKSSLSTPRGWHCAATVGDRAYVIGGSQLGGRGERVDVLAVESYNPHGGQWSYCTPLRTGVSTAGISISNNKVYLLGGWNEGEKKYKKCIQVYNPDLNEWTEDDELPEATVGISCCVVTIPTRKTRESRASSVSSAPVSI, from the exons ATGGCACCCAAAAAGAACAAGGCGACCAAAAAGAGTAAAGGAGACATAAATGAAATTACTTTAATGGTCGAGGACAGTCCCGTCAACAAGATCAACGGGCTAAACACCTTGTTGGAAGGAGGAAACGGCTTAAATTCCATTTCAACGGAGGTCACTGATTCTGTGTATGCCCCGAACCTGCTGCAGGGTTTGTGCAGCATGAGGCAGGACAGCTTCCTCTGCGATCTAACGGTCGGCACCAAGTCAAAGTCGTTTGAGGTCCACAAGGTTGTCATGGCCTCCTGCAGCGAGTACATTCGAGGCATCTTGAAGAAGGATTCATCCCTCCAGAAGATCGACTTGAACGACCTCTCCCCGGTCGGCCTCGCCACAGCGATTACGTACGCATACTCTGGAAAGCTCACCCTGTCGCTGTACAGCATCGGTAGCACTATCGCCGCCGCGATGCTGCTGCAGATTGGCACCTTGGTGAAGATGTGTAGTGATTTCCTCATGCAGGAGCTCAGCGTGGAGAACTGCATGTATGTGGCCAACATCGCCAATGCTTATGACCTCAAAGAAAGCAAGGATGCAGCTCAGAAGTTCATGCGCGAGAACTTCATTGAGTTCTCCGAGATGGAGCAGTTCCTGAAGCTCACCTATGAGCAAATCAGCGTTTTCCTCTCAGACGACTCCCTGCAGCTTCCCTCCGAGATCACAGCCTTCCAGATCGCCATGAAGTGGTTGGACTTTGACGAGAAGAGATTGAAGTACGCGGCGGAGCTCCTGACTCTCATCCGCTTCGGCACTATCTCTGCCCAAGACCTGGTAAATCATGTCCAGAATGCCCCCAGAATGATGCAAGACCCGGAGTGCCACCGTCTCCTTGTTGATGCCATGAATTACCATCTGCTGCCATACCAACAGAACATCCTCCAGTCACGCAGAACAAAGGTACGCGGTGGCCTCAAGGTGATATTAACAGTTGGTGGACGCCCCGCCCTGACAGAGAAATCTCTCAGCAAAGACGTCCTCTATAGAGATGCGGATAACATGTGGAATAAGTTGACAGAAATGCCAGCAAAGAGCTTCAATCAGTGTGTGGCAGTCTTGGATGGCTTCCTGTATGTGGCGGGTGGTGAGGACCAGAATGACGCAAGGAACCAGGCTAAACACGCTGTCAGCAACTTCTGCAG ATACGACCCCCGCTTCAACACTTGGATTCACTTGAGCAACATGATCCAGAAGCGCACGCACTTCACCCTCAACATCTTCAACGGCCTCCTGTTTGCCATCGGGGGGCGAAACGGTGACGGCGTTCAGGCCTCCGTGGAGTGCTACGTGCCCTCCTCCAACCACTGGCAGATGAAAGCTCCCATGGAGGTGCCCCGCTGCTGCCACGGCAGCTCCCTCATCGACGGCAAGATCCTCGTAACGGGAGGCTACATCAACAACGCCTACTCCAGGGCCGTGTGCTCGTACGACCCCTCCACCGACACCTGGCACGACAAGAGCAGTCTGAGCACACCTCGAGGCTGGCACTGCGCTGCCACCGTGGGGGACCGGGCGTACGTCATCGGCGGCAGCCAGCTGGGAGGCCGGGGAGAGAGGGTCGACGTCCTCGCCGTCGAGTCTTACAACCCTCACGGCGGGCAGTGGAGCTACTGCACCCCCCTCCGCACGGGAGTGAGCACGGCCGGTATTTCCATTTCGAACAACAAGGTGTATCTCCTCGGAGGCTGGAACGAGGGAGAGAAGAAGTACAAGAAATGCATTCAGGTTTACAATCCTGACCTCAACGAGTGGACTGAGGATGATGAATTGCCAGAAGCAACGGTCGGCATCTCGTGCTGCGTCGTCACCATACCCACAAGGAAAACCCGGGAGTCCAGAGCCAGTTCAGTGTCTTCTGCACCAGTCAGCATATAA
- the gclc gene encoding glutamate--cysteine ligase catalytic subunit, which yields MGLLSQGSPLNWEETQKYADHIRKHGIIQFLNIYNKLKERQKDVLKWGDEVEYMLVELDDADEKVRLVLNGKDVLETLQDQGEKINPNHPTLWRPEYGSYMIEGTPGQPYGGTMSEFNTVEGNMGKRRREASAVLNHNETLCTVTAFPRLGCPGFTRPEHRPTPVEKGVSKSLFFPDEAINRHPRFSTLTRNIRHRRGEKVVINVPIFKDKCTPSPFVEEFPEDDGEAARAALPDHIYMDAMGFGMGNCCLQVTFQACSIDEARYLYDQLATFCPIVMALSAAAPFYRGFVSDNDCRWGVISASVDDRTAEERGLEPLKNNKFRIFKSRYDSIDSYLSSCGEKYNDIDLTIDEEIYKQLLDAGIDKLLAQHIAHLFIRDPLSIFEEKIHLDDENESDHFENLQSTNWQTMRFKPPPPNSDIGWRVEFRPMEVQLTDFENAAYVVFVVLLTRVILSYKLDFLIPLSKVDENMKVAQKRNSVQEGMFYFRKDIFKGCNPGLDGASSAENGCESDGANEEYTLMSIDTIINGKEGVFQGLIPILNCYLENMEVDVDTRCTILNYLKLIKKRASGELMTMAKWMREFVAKHPQYKQDSVLTDKINYDLFKKCDAIAKGEEQCPELIGNPVNRFK from the exons ATGGGTCTACTGTCTCAGGGGTCCCCGCTGAACTGGGAAGAAACCCAGAAGTACGCCGACCACATCAGGAAACACGGCATCATCCAGTTCCTCAACATCTACAACAAGTTGAAGGAGCGTCAGAAGGACGTGTTGAAATGGGGCGATGAG GTTGAGTACATGTTGGTGGAATTGGATGACGCGGATGAAAAAGTTCGACTTGTCCTCAATGGAAAAGATGTTTTGGAAACTCTGCAAGACCAGGGGGAGAAGATAAACCCCAA TCACCCCACCCTTTGGAGACCGGAGTACGGCAGCTACATGATCGAAGGAACGCCGGGGCAGCCGTACGGTGGGACCATGTCCGAGTTCAACACCGTGGAGGGCAACATGGGGAAGAGGCGACGAGAGGCCTCGGCCGTCCTCAACCACAACGAAACCCTCTGCACCGTCACCGCATTTCCGAG GTTAGGCTGCCCAGGCTTCACCAGACCGGAGCACCGGCCGACCCCGGTCGAGAAGGGAGTGTCAAAGTCACTGTTTTTCCCTGATGAAGCCATCAACAGGCACCCACGGTTCAG CACCCTCACTAGAAACATACgtcacagaagaggagagaaagttGTGATCAATGTGCCAA TCTTCAAAGACAAGTGCACTCCGTCTCCCTTTGTGGAGGAGTTTCCTGAGGACGACGGGGAAGCGGCGAGGGCGGCTCTGCCCGACCACATCTACATGGACGCCATGGGCTTCGGGATGGGCAACTGCTGTCTGCAG GTGACATTCCAAGCTTGTAGTATTGACGAAGCGAGATACCTTTATGACCAACTAGCAACATTCTGCCCCATAGTG atGGCGCTGAGCGCAGCTGCTCCCTTCTACAGAGGCTTCGTGTCGGATAACGATTGTCGCTGGGGGGTTATTTCTGCCTCGGTGGACGACAGGACAGCGGAAGAACGCGGCCTGGAG cctctgaaaaacaacaaattcagGATCTTCAAGTCCAGATACGATTCAATCGACAGCTACCTGTCCAGCTGCGGTGAGAAGTACAACGACATTGACTTGACGATAGACGAGGAGATCTACAAGCAGCTGCTCGATGCAG GAATCGACAAGCTGCTGGCCCAGCACATAGCACACCTCTTCATCAGAGATCCACTCTCCATCTTTGAGGAGAAAATCCACTTGGACGATGAGAACGAGTCCGACCACTTCGAG AACCTTCAGTCGACCAACTGGCAGACGATGAGGTTCAAACCTCCACCTCCGAACTCCGACATCGGCTGGAGAGTGGAGTTCCGGCCCATGGag gTGCAGCTAACTGACTTTGAAAACGCTGCATACGTGGTCTTTGTCGTCCTGCTCACCAGGGTGATCTTGTCCTACAAACTGGACTTTCTGATCCCTTTGTCAAAG GTTGATGAAAACATGAAGGTTGCGCAGAAGAGAAACTCTGTCCAGGAGGGCATGTTTTACTTCCGGAAGGACATCTTCAAAG GCTGCAACCCGGGGCTCGATGGCGCGTCCTCTGCTGAGAACGGCTGCGAGAGTGATGGCGCCAATGAGGAGTACACGCTGATGAGCATCGACACCATCATCAATGGAAAG GAGGGAGTATTTCAAGGGCTTATCCCGATCCTCAACTGCTATCTGGAAAACATGGAGGTGGATGTGGATACCAGGTGCACCATTTTAAATTACCTGAAGCTCATCAAGAAACGTGCCTCAG GCGAACTAATGACCATGGCCAAGTGGATGAGGGAATTTGTCGCCAAGCACCCGCAGTATAAGCAGGACAGCGTCCTGACCGACAAGATAAACTACGACCTGTTCAAGAAGTGCGACGCGATTGCTAAAGGTGAAGAGCAGTGCCCGGAGCTCATTGGAAACCCGGTGAACCGGTTCAAATGA
- the elovl5 gene encoding very long chain fatty acid elongase 5: MESFNQKLNSQLESWIGPRDQRVRGWLLLDNYPPTFALTVMYLLIVWIGPKYMKHRQPCSCRGLLVLYNLGLTLLSFYMFYELVSAVWSGDYNFYCQDTHSAQEVDDKITNVLWWYYFSKVIEFMDTFFFILRKNNHQITFLHIYHHASMLNIWWFVMNWVPCGHSYFGASVNSFVHVVMYSYYALSAIPALRPYLWWKKYITQLQLIQFFLTMSQTMCAVIWPCSFPRRWLYFQISYMVTLIFLFSNFYIQTYNKSSGSPKKEHENGSLASKNGHANGTPATHKKLRAD, encoded by the exons ATGGAGTCTTTCAATCAAAAACTGAACAGTCAGTTAGAGTCATGGATTGGACCCAGGG ATCAGCGGGTTCGGGGATGGCTGCTGCTCGACAACTACCCACCAACATTTGCACTCACCGTCATGTACCTGCTGATCGTGTGGATCGGCCCCAAGTACATGAAACACAGGCAGCCGTGCTCCTGCAGAGGCCTCCTGGTGCTCTACAATCTGGGCCTCACGCTCTTGTCCTTCTACATGTTCTATGAG CTGGTTTCTGCTGTGTGGAGCGGCGACTACAACTTCTACTGCCAGGACACTCACAGTGCACAGGAAGTGGACGATAAG ATTACAAATGTCCTCTGGTGGTACTACTTCTCCAAGGTCATCGAGTTCATGGACACCTTTTTCTTCATATTACGAAAGAACAATCACCAGATCACATTTCTTCACATCTACCACCACGCTAGCATGCTGAATATCTGGTGGTTTGTCATGAACTGGGTCCCCTGCGGCCATT CGTACTTTGGCGCTTCGGTGAACAGCTTCGTCCATGTGGTGATGTATTCGTACTACGCGCTGTCGGCCATCCCGGCCCTGCGGCCCTACCTTTGGTGGAAGAAGTACATCACACAGTTACAGCTG ATCCAGTTCTTTCTCACCATGTCCCAAACGATGTGTGCAGTCATATGGCCATGTAGCTTCCCCAGGCGATGGCTGTACTTTCAAATAAGTTACATGGTCACgctcattttccttttctcaaaCTTCTACATTCAG ACTTACAATAAATCCAGTGGTTCTCCAAAGAAGGAGCACGAAAACGGCTCTCTGGCATCAAAAAATGGACATGCAAATGGGACGCCAGCCACACACAAGAAACTGAGGGCGGATTGA